Genomic DNA from Epinephelus fuscoguttatus linkage group LG14, E.fuscoguttatus.final_Chr_v1:
aaacacggcTGTAACAAGGTGATGTCTATAGATGAGGACCCcctatatatagatataaacaactcaatctaaggtaacaaaaacacaacacttattaatttcaggtgattatacactgaagaaaacatacttattatatcatattccatttctgccaatatatccctctaaatcctacacactgagcCTGTGAGCACACTGCAATACCTAACTTCACCACAAGAGGGTGCCATATTGCATATTTTGCAAATGAAGgaatatgtttatgtttttgtaaagcaGGCCTGTGCATATCATGAAGTGACTATAATAACCTTTTTGAGTACTTCATAAGCCTCCTGGAAACTGTAGAACACATCAGAGTTGATGATGTTGAGAGTAGATGGGTGACACTCTGGAGCCTCTGAGGGTACCACATAGTAATCCTGTGACATTTGCATCGCGTGTCTGTCTGCATGAGACCACAGGTGCTGAGTCCACGGCTCACCGTCCTCACCTTTAGAGTAAGAACACACAAGCACCGGATCATCGTGCTGTATCAAACCTCTCAGAAGTCTCTCTGTCGGGGACGAACTCTGAGAATAATCTTTTAAAAAGTAGCCCTTTAAGAGCGAATCCTTGACATTTGGCAGAAATGAGAGCATGGGAGACAAATGACACTCCGGAGGCAAGTCTCTCAACAATTTGTCTTTCAGCTCCCCGTAAAACTTGGCACGTCTGATTGTGTCGCTGCTGCAGACGAGGAGAGAGTAACACTGTCCGGAGTTGTGGATCTCTCTAAACACCCGTGGCACTTCTTCTCCCCGGTGCTTCTCACCAGTTGAAAAGTAGACGGATGCTCCATCCAGCTCCACGGAGAAAACACGTGAGGACCAGTGAGGAAGCAGAGACATAGTGCGCCGTGCCATTTGTTACATCGGCTATAAGTCGTATTGACCGGTTTCAGTCTGCTATAATAACACTGACTGCGAGGCATTACATAAAGTGGGTGCTGAGGGGAAAATGAAACTGCGCTGAGCAAAGCTGGGAAAACGAAACTTAACAGCCACTATCAGCTGGGTCTGTACAGCTGATTCACAGACATGTTTCCCTAGCTCTAAGGTATGTTTGTGGACAGGTCAGAGGACATAGTTGCTGGTTGTGTCAGCAGGGTGGTGTCTCTGTGGTAGTATTTTGGCAGGTGCTCATTGGGTAGGGCGTTTAGGCATTTAGGGAGGGATAAAGTGAGTGGAGGAAAAGACAAACATGAAATTACTTTTTACTTAAAGAAACAGAGACTTGGGAGAAAATAGCATTCCTCTACATAgctctgaaaactaaaacaacCTTAATTATAATGCAATAATATTCACAGTATGTTCATATTTAGACCATATTTCACCAGGATTTGCTATAGTGACCTTTTTCATCCTCCACAGTGCAAATAATAGTCTAAATAATAGTCATGGTCTAAATGCAACCATTCAGTCAATGTCTTCAAATAGGCGGTGGAAATACTTTCACTTTTGAGCCAATTCTGGACTTCTTTTAAACCTCAAAATACTCACTGTAAGATAAAACtatatgtaaatgtgtaaatgtggtTATATACTTGGTCATACTGATACATTTACAGCCTCCACTTGAAAGATAAATAAGTCCATGTGACACCTGCGaatacatttgtatttattaagcAACAATTTAAATATAACATGGAAAATGCTCTTTAAatacaataacaatgacagacaATACATAATTGATGTAGGGTCCCTCTGGTTTGTTGCTCTGGTTGTAGGAAGAGGTCTGATAGGGTGGAAACTTGTAAATAATACACATATTATTGCATCATTAGTAGTCTTTGAGCGAAGATAAGATAAAAACTTAACTGATCCCACACTGGGGAAATTCACATGTTACAGCAGCTCAAAATGCACAGATAGAAAAGCAAGTTGAAAGGCAATAGAATACTTATTGAATAAATGTAAAGTAAGAAAGGAATATATCAGAATTAGAAAAATATAAAGTACTAAATTTAGACACAGCTATACACTCAATACTATTTACCTTTCACTTATGCACACAtgggaaaaatatgtatgtatggGTATATTTTGACAGCTGTACAGGATAATTGCACATTGGATGTGTGtagtattaaaataaaaacaataacgACCTAAACATTCAAGTTTACAGGCTACAGCAACGCAACAGCCCATGTAGACAGTCACAAGAGCAATCCATTAGTCAGGCAgcatgtttgtttatgtttactgtAGCTCCCAACCACAGCATGCTacaagctagcatgctaacaacaAGCTAGCTTGGCACAACAGCAGGGTAGCCCGCATCGCTGGCagcataaaataaaactaacagtaatttctgttttgctttattgaaatACAGTAGCACAGGTACTAACAAAGTATGTAGGTGGAGGGAAGACTTGTGTTAATTCTGTTAGCTCCATCTCTTCGGTCATAGACTCCCGGTTAGCCGTGAGACGTGTGTACGGTCTGTACTGAACTAGTCGAAGCTGTAACGGTGCTTGCGCATGCGCATTACAGTAAGCGCAGGTATGGTTATTATAcatgaaatatataaaatgtacagaTCTGATATTAAAAAATGTTCCGACAGCTTCTTGCTGGGAGCATACAGACtatatattttcatattcatgttattttatattaaacatttaaaacgtTGAAATTACGTCTTTGTGTAGGCCATATTTCACCCACCAGTGCATTGTGACTGGAGAAACACCTTATACACTAATCAGTATCGTCTCTTTTTTGACCTACAACTgatcaaaatatcaaaataattaaacaaattTGCATTTGTGACATGATGATGTTGTAACCATCTTTTAGCTGGTTGAAAAGAGGGTGAAATCACCTTTGAAATCCCGTACGGTGCTCACTGGGTGCTGTGAAAAGTGCTTAAAACAGGACAAGGCTGCTTTTATGTATCCTTCTATATAGCCTATATCATAATAAGGGACTACTTTATGTTTTAATAACGcataatggtgtgtgtgtgtgtgtgtgtgtgtgtgtgtgtgtgtgtgtgtgtgtgtgtgtgtgtgtggtcaagTTTGGATTCAACCAGTGGAGAGCCATGAAATGTGGTTCCCTTCTGCGTGCTTTTATTTGTGTAAACGTCACATGCAGGACACTTTACACACGTGCATTTGACTGGTTTTAGTTTTAGCATTCAAGAATTCTATTTAATGGCATCTTATATCGATCATTTCCATGTAATCATAAGACTTATACATAAAGTTTCTAATTCCTATCACCTCTGCACCTGTGATTACTAcactaatgataataaataatgaGCGCATTATAATTTAAACTGCAGCGTCATGTTTTGTGGATACTGACTCATCTTATATAAAGAACTGCAGATAGGGACCTTAGTCAGCTGAGCAGCCAAGTTTCTGTTTCCAAACATCGAATACGAGAGCCACTTTGGCAGGAGGCAGGACGTCAGACATGTAGATGTGCACCCAGCTGTGTTTCGTTTTCGACTTTTGTAAATAGAAACTCAGCTGCTCAGCTGATCGCCTGCCCTCCTCTGTTTATAAGGTGCGCCCTGCAGCCTTCTGTTTAAGATGCGTCAGTATCCACGGTGCAAACACAGCAGGTGCAATACTGGTCCGGTCTGAAGATGAAATTCTCCTCTGCGCTCGTGtctctgaggctgctgctgcagctctgcatccGCACCGTGCACGACATCTCAGCGAGCCTCTTTTCAACTGTTTGGTACTGGACACCCGGAGTCTGCAGGGGAGCATCAGTTGTTTCAACTGCTGACAGAGAAGTGGACCAAAAGGAGGTTCAAAATGTGATGACTCCAACAAGTGTCAACTATCACTTTACACGCAAGTGTAACTACAAATGCGGATTTTGTTTCCACACTGCAAAGACATCCTTCGTGCTGCCTCTGGAGGAAGCCAAGAGGGGCCTCAAGCTCCTGAAGGAATCAGGTACATTTTAcacattgtgttgttttgtgtgtgtggttataaACCTGTTGCATGCAGTTAAATGTATCACTCTGTTTATTAGGCATGGAAAAGATCAACTTCTCTGGAGGAGAGCCCTTCCTGCATGATAAAGGAGAATTTCTGGGTAAATTAGTCCAGTTCTGTAAACAGGACCTCCAGCTCCCAAGTGTCAGCATCGTCAGCAATGGGAGCATGATCAAAGAAAAATGGTTCCAGAAATATGGTGAGACTCCAAATTAGTGTCAACGCAGttttctgtttcatattctaCACTAGTGGGGAGCATAATTTAGTCTTGGCAGCAATGCATGATCTAAAAAATGAACCTCACTCCACCAGGTGACGATCTGGACATCCTGGCCATCTCCTGTGACAGCTTTGATGAAGCAACCAACCAGCTGATTGGCAGAACTCAAGGCAGGAAGAGCCACATTGAAAACCTTCACAAGATCCGCATCTGGTGCCAGCAGTACAAAGTGGCCTTCAAAATCAACTCGGTCATCAACACCTTCAATGTGGATGAAGACATGACGGAGAACATCCTCCAGCTGAACCCAGTCCGCTGGAAGGTAACAACAAGAGAAAGGGAGAGTGCGTACGTTTGGCTTTATGGCATCTTGACACACATCGTCaccgtctctgtgtgtgtgcttcctgTGTTCAGGTGTTCCAGTGTCTGCTGATTGATGGGGAAAATGCAGGAGAGGCAGCCctgagggaggcagagaggtTCGTCATCAGCGAGCAGATGTTTCAGGAGTTTCTGGAGAGACACAGCAGCGTGTCCTGCCTCGTTCCTGAGTCCAATGAGAAGGTATGATTACAGTGGCAACAAATAATACTGCACTTTAAGAATGATTCATGGGGTTAGTGgataacacttaaaataaagatgtttttcagcaTAAAAATATGGTTGTTTTattaacgttttttttttatttttttttattttaagaagttGAACATAATCAGAACATTTTTGAGTTGGATGGAATTAAAATAgtttgaccactaaatatcatcacaacttttggataaatattaaattGGTTCAACTTAATTAAGCTGTTggaggtcaaagcaaatcatgtcgGTTGTACTAAACTAATTAAGAGTCATAGGATTAACTCAATATTGCCTGATTTTGAGCTACTAGGATACATGCACATTGTTACTTTAagtttttttaaagttgaaCCAAAAGATTCAATTTTAGATTGCACTCTAAAAAAAAGATTCATGGAGTTAGTGGATAACACTTAAAATTAAGATGTTTTTCCAGcataaaaaatatgtgtttgttcTTTAACGTGTTTTAGTCCGttgacaacttattttaagaagttgATCAAAATCCAaactttttctgacatttttgagtaggatggaattaaaagaaatgtgtttgaatatcttgaataaaatagtttgaccaccaaaacctTTGGATAGatattaagttggttcaacttaattAAGCTTTTggaggtcaaagcaaatcatgttggttgaGCTAAACTTATTGAGTTTCTCAAATTCCAAATTTGCAactacttaaaaagatgcatgcacATTGTTCAGAGTGCACTCTAAAAATGATTCATATAGTCAGTGgataaagctttaaaaaaaaaaaaaaaaagaaagatgtttTTCAGCATAAAACAAAGTGACGTTAGTTCCATTAACATGTTTTAGTCAGTTTAATAAGTTgctcaaaatcaaaatattttcgGCATTTTTGAGTAGGATGCCAGTAAAATAAATTTCTTTAAATatctttgaccactaaatatcaTCCCAACCTCTGGACaaatattaagttggttcaacttaattaagcttttttaggtcaaagcaaatcatgttggttggatatgtttaaatttcaaaaataaaattccaTTTTGGGTAGGcgttttacacaaatgtctgacacCCTTTGATATAAATCGGGAAAAATGAAATGACGTGAATCAGATGCCAGGCCCTGTGCTCACAAAGTAAAAGTCTGTAATCTTCTTTGTCttcacagatgaggaactcctaCCTGATCCTGGATGAATATGTAAGTACCTGATATTGTAAACACACTTAAGATTactacttttcatttttttgcctTCTCACTGTTCAGTATCCAGGTAACTTACTGCATCTGATGAGCATTTAAATGTCTGTCTAATCCACTCCCTCTTCATTTTTTTCAGATGCGTTTCCTGGACTGCCGAGAGGGACGGAAGGACCCGTCCAAGTCCATCCTTGATGTTGGTGTGAAGGAGGCCATTCGCTTTAGTGGCTTTGATGAAAAGATGTTTCTCAAGAGAGGAGGGAAATACGTGTGGAGCAAAGCCGACATGAGGCTGGAGTGGTGAAAATGTGCAGCTTGATTTTGATTTCACTTTGCTGGAGACTGCACAGATAACTTCTATAGTATGAGTGTTACTTTTATAACTCACTGCACTGCTTATTGTTGTTGGAAACAAAGAAGTGTTAAGCCACATGGTATTCAAAGTTAATATTTTTGAACTAGATAAATAGATTGATAGATTGGTGTTTCCTTGCACTGTAGAGACATATATGAGgaaatatttataataaatatattttgtcaTGTATAACTTTgtcaaagtgttttattttatttttgtcagcaTGTTGCACCATATTATAATGAAAAGTCACTTTCTTCAGTTATGGCCAGTTAAAAGTCAGCCCAAAGGTCCTGGCATAAGATAATGTGAAACAACATTATACATCACTTTTGGTTAATTGACTTCAATCCTACTAAATCTGCTTATGAACAGTTTGTTTCGTGACATTTCATCTCACCACACCAGAGCAGAAACTTGTTACACTGGCTCTTTCAATGAGTTAGTGAGTTCCAGTGAATGGAGTTGAACAGATGCCATACATGACAAACAAGTGAAAAGAAGTCTAAACATTAAATGCTCAGGAACCAGTCCACCCTGCTGAGCAGAGTGGCCTGTCCGATTATCTATACTGTTAAAGACAGGCCGCTACTTGATAAACTGGGTTAGCAACCTGGCTACAGCTGTTCAAACACAAAGTACATTCATACTGTGCTACTTTGTCTTTCACTTATAAATGGATATTTTGTAGGGAAGTTAAACTCATGAGAATAAATAATATTCTCGATGACTGTCTCCATCTTGATAAAGGTTGGAGGACTGTGTGAAAACCAGGGACAATAATTGAAAGAAGTCTAGGACTTTGATGCTCTGTCTGATGATGTCTGatatgttgttttctttctgttgtcaacaaaccaaaacagaaactTACACAAGAGGTCATTTAACAAATTTTCAATCGAGAGTCCTGCAGCTGAGACCTCATTAGTACCTCATCcgagtaaatgaaatgaaacaaaactgaaaccCTGCAGACTTGAAGGCCTCTGGAGTTCAAATTAACCTTATCTGTTTTATCAGCTTGTTTTTAACGAATTAACTCAaattcacccaaaacatttttttttacctctagTTATATTTATCcagtgagtacttttactttgggtacttaaaaaatattcagatgCTGATGCTTTTGTACTTTTCTTAGGTAAGAGTTTGAATACAGGACTTTTACCCGTAActgagtatttctacactgtataAGCATCTtgtttcaagtttcaagttATTTATTATCAAATGCACAACATTGTCATTGAAAATATACTATACTATtgactgatttttatttgtgtcataCACACTTACGTACATGTTCCCAACCCTCATGGGTTTACAAGGCATCATTACAATGGCGTTGCAGTaacaatcaaaaatacatgtcaTTTAACTACTCAGTCTAGAAACGGAATACTCTGCCTTCTATCCCAGTCCTGGTAAAGAAATTCAGCCACAACAAAGGTAGGTATAGGTCATCTTACTGCAAAGTACATTCCTTATGTCTTCATATACAGTGAACCCCATTCTCAACTTCTGTCTTCCTTTGAGGTGGTGTTAGACCTTTCAGTCTCTTTGTAGCTATTATTTATGAGACAATAAGTTTGTAGTTTTGGTTTCTTCTATATGTTAGACCATTGTTCtctaaaaacatgcaaaatattTCACTCCTAGCCTTTCGAATATCACAAAGTCACCTGTGACAAGTTTCAGTTCCCTGTTCCTGAATCAGTTCAACTTTGCCTCTTAGGGGACAGGTCATGTCTACCCAAGATCTCCAAACCAGCTTTTGCTTTAGTCCTAACAGGCCTTATCTCAGCTGCCAGAGTCATCCTTCGCTACTGGAAAAGTCAAGTTAGACATGAACATAGAGAGTGGGTTAAGTTAATGACAGAGAATGCACCATTTGATTTAATGATAGCCAATCTGCAATACCGTAGAGAATCACATTTGCTTGTCTGGaatcagtttttgtcttttataaaaGGACTAAATACATCATAGGTGCTAGACACTGTACTGACATGAACTACAACTGTAAAATACAGATGGAGACAGTGGGCTTTTAATTCTTTTGCTCTGGTTGTAtagtaatgtaaataaatgtgtaaataaaaaaaaatacaagttgtttgaataaaataatgattttaagtcACTGGCCCAGGGATGACAGTGGGAGATGTCCCAATTAAATACCTTTTTAGTGAGTCT
This window encodes:
- the rsad2 gene encoding radical S-adenosyl methionine domain-containing protein 2, whose translation is MKFSSALVSLRLLLQLCIRTVHDISASLFSTVWYWTPGVCRGASVVSTADREVDQKEVQNVMTPTSVNYHFTRKCNYKCGFCFHTAKTSFVLPLEEAKRGLKLLKESGMEKINFSGGEPFLHDKGEFLGKLVQFCKQDLQLPSVSIVSNGSMIKEKWFQKYGDDLDILAISCDSFDEATNQLIGRTQGRKSHIENLHKIRIWCQQYKVAFKINSVINTFNVDEDMTENILQLNPVRWKVFQCLLIDGENAGEAALREAERFVISEQMFQEFLERHSSVSCLVPESNEKMRNSYLILDEYMRFLDCREGRKDPSKSILDVGVKEAIRFSGFDEKMFLKRGGKYVWSKADMRLEW